In Epinephelus lanceolatus isolate andai-2023 chromosome 13, ASM4190304v1, whole genome shotgun sequence, the following are encoded in one genomic region:
- the bmp2b gene encoding bone morphogenetic protein 2b gives MVAVVRSLMVLLLAQVLLEGATGLIPEVGRRKYSESGKQTPEQSESFLNEFELRLLNMFGLRRRPTPSKQAVVPQYMVDLYRMHSANGDHSTKRPKSMGKHAERAASKANTIRSFHHEESMEALARLKGKTTQQFYFNLTSIPDEELITSAELRVYRDQVMGAAPPSNSSRNSSTSVSAPAGGFHRINIFEIFGVPPTQGREPLVRLLDTRLVQDSLSRWESFDVSPAVSQWTSGKGHNHGFMVEVLHPEEGEMDGEHAQRRSNHVRVSRSLHQDQDSWPQARPLLVTYGHDGRGDSVLHTREKRQAALRKQRRKHQHKASCKRHALYVDFSDVGWNEWIVAPPGYHAFYCHGECPFPLADHLNSTNHAIVQTLVNSVNSNIPRACCVPTDLSPISLLYLDEYEKVILKNYQDMVVEGCGCR, from the exons ATGGTCGCCGTGGTCCGCTCTCTCATGGTACTGCTGCTCGCTCAGGTGTTGCTGGAAGGTGCTACGGGACTTATCCCCGAGGTCGGCCGGAGGAAATACAGCGAATCCGGGAAGCAGACCCCAGAGCAGTCGGAGAGCTTCCTCAACGAGTTTGAGCTTCGGCTTCTCAATATGTTTGGACTGAGGCGCAGGCCGACCCCGAGCAAGCAAGCCGTGGTGCCGCAGTACATGGTGGACCTTTACCGCATGCACTCAGCGAACGGAGACCACAGCACTAAACGACCCAAGAGCATGGGGAAACACGCAGAGAGAGCCGCCAGCAAGGCCAACACGATTAGAAGCTTTCACCATGAAG AGTCTATGGAGGCCCTGGCCAGACTTAAAGGAAAAACGACCCAGCAGTTCTACTTCAACCTCACTTCTATCCCTGACGAGGAGCTCATCACCTCTGCAGAGCTGCGTGTCTACAGGGATCAGGTCATGGGAGCGGCGCCCCCCAGCAACAGCTccagaaacagcagcaccagtgtCAGCGCTCCTGCTGGCGGCTTCCATCGCATCAACATTTTCGAGATATTCGGAGTTCCTCCCACTCAAGGTAGGGAGCCTCTGGTGCGTCTGCTGGACACTCGGCTAGTGCAGGACTCTTTGAGCCGCTGGGAGAgctttgacgtcagccctgctGTATCTCAGTGGACCTCTGGGAAAGGTCACAACCATGGCTTCATGGTGGAGGTGCTTCACCCAGAGGAGGGGGAGATGGATGGGGAGCATGCCCAGAGACGTAGTAATCACGTCAGGGTGAGCCGGTCCCTGCACCAGGACCAGGACTCGTGGCCTCAGGCTCGGCCTCTGCTGGTGACATACGGCCACGATGGCCGTGGGGACTCGGTGCTCCACACACGGGAAAAACGTCAAGCGGCGCTCCGCAAACAGCGCAGGAAGCACCAGCACAAGGCCAGCTGCAAGAGGCATGCCCTGTATGTGGACTTCAGTGACGTGGGGTGGAACGAGTGGATAGTGGCGCCCCCTGGCTACCACGCCTTTTATTGCCATGGGGAATGTCCGTTCCCCCTTGCAGACCACCTCAATTCTACCAATCATGCCATTGTGCAGACGCTGGTCAACTCAGTCAACTCGAACATCCCCAGAGCCTGTTGTGTGCCCACTGACCTCAGCCCCATCTCCCTGCTCTACCTGGATGAATACGAGAAGGTCATCCTGAAAAACTACCAGGACATGGTGGTGGAGGGATGTGGCTGCCGGTGA